A portion of the Amia ocellicauda isolate fAmiCal2 chromosome 22, fAmiCal2.hap1, whole genome shotgun sequence genome contains these proteins:
- the rflnb gene encoding refilin-B, with the protein MVGRLNLQHAPEDDPLDMKRKAERVLDSPDSGLPPSPSPSSWMLAGVSGEKGVCSGATGAESGELAAGPMSPSSIPHLYPLSYGEGIELNPLPPKEIRYTSSVRYDSDRHFIHDVSLRPVGLAVESCSQTVVVLSGCTWRRYKTRLDFQPRQRPQRYQSTTIVYPKHARAVYTTRLDYDSHRLARRFLSSVELEAGDSALGQRTALEG; encoded by the exons ATGGTGGGCAGACTGAACCTGCAGCATGCGCCAGAGGACGACCCGCTGGACATGAAGCGCAAGGCGGAGCGGGTGCTGGACAGCCCGGACTCCGGACTGCCCCCGAGCCCCAGTCCCAGCTCCTGGATGCTGGCCGGGGTCAGCGGGGAGAAGGGGGTCTGCAGCGGGGCCACGGGAGCCGAGAGTGGGGAGCTGGCTGCG GGTCCCATGTCTCCCTCCTCCATTCCCCATCTGTACCCACTGTCCTACGGAGAGGGGATCGAGCTCAACCCACTCCCCCCGAAAGAAATCAG gtacACGTCGTCTGTGCGCTATGACTCTGACCGCCACTTCATCCACGATGTCTCTCTGCGGCCCGTGGGTCTGGCTGTGGAGTCCTGCAGCCAGACAGTCGTGGTCCTCTCCGGCTGCACCTGGCGCCGCTACAAGACTCGTCTGGACTTCCAGCCCCGTCAGCGGCCGCAGCGCTACCAGAGCACCACCATCGTGTACCCCAAACACGCCCGTGCCGTCTACACCACCCGGCTGGACTACGACAGCCACAGACTGGCCCGCCGCTTCCTGTCCAGTGTGGAGCTGGAGGCGGGCGACTCGGCGCTGGGCCAGCGGACAGCCCTGGAGGGGTAG
- the LOC136718487 gene encoding protein LIAT1: protein MSACPGRERDPAAAAGTGKDKGPGSAGREKKTTKKKKKDKVKEKRKPAGESKKRVHSSTPTHSDADKAQPDHDLPAPPSLQLSPAATETLGDKPSRAKSQGRSRAERGPGKPRKRQEVVAAEAKDGPPPEPVPVSSQSDDLSIQARESLRWEGVLEDPAAEEERIQIYKANRRKRYEAAQQGLYQDQGVGGRQGDLLGAESSGVPSSTQNRGCNQQGLQYNMPVKDPAGPGTVRRAGCADARD, encoded by the exons ATGTCTGCTTGTCCCGGGAGAGAGAGGGACCCGGCGGCCGCTGCAGGGACGGGCAAGGACAAGGGTCCGGGCTCGGCCGGCCGGGAGAAGAAGACgacaaagaagaagaagaaagacaaGGTGAAGGAGAAGAGGAAACCGGCCGGCGAGTCCAAGAAGAGAGTGCACTCCAGCACGCCCACGCACTCGGACGCAG ATAAAGCACAGCCGGACCATGACCTCCCCGCCCCACCATCGCTGCAGCTCAGCCCAGCAGCAACAGAAACCCTAGGAGACAAACCCTCCAGGGCCAAGAGTCAGGGCCGCAGCCGGGCGGAGAGGGGCCCCGGGAAGCCCAGAAAGCGCCAGGAGGTGGTGGCGGCGGAGGCGAAGGATGGCCCTCCCCCGGAGCCCGTGCCAGTGTCCAGCCAGAGCGACGACCTCAGTATCCAGGCCAGGGAGAGTCTGCGCTGGGAGGGCGTGCTGGAGGACCCTGCTGCCGAGGAAGAGAGGATCCAAATCTACAAAGCCAACCGGAGGAAGAGATACGAAGCCGCCCAGCAGGGTTTGTACCAAGatcagggggtggggggcagacaGGGGGATCTGCTTGGCGCTGAGAGTTCAGGGGTCCCCAGCAGCACCCAGAACAGAGGCTGTAACCAGCAGGGACTTCAGTACAACATGCCTGTTAAGGACCCCGCGGGCCCCGGGACGGTTAGACGAGCTGGCTGTGCAGATGCCCGAGATTAA
- the abhd15a gene encoding protein ABHD15, translated as MLGWLAAVGILVALVLLWPATRHLASGALTAALLSGWGPKLSDRCVSDPAAVSLVCKPSALANYLLKHCATFRRFGTGPGWGWRASPLLQTLLAVCWPSASAVRFVRDYLQLGDEGLVALDWAVAGAAGGHKRRRTSSNSTNPVLLVIPNSFGKITGNVLKLCEVALGHGYLPVVFNRRSQNGTPLTTPRLQQFGDPADLREAVRYIRYRQPSGRLYAVSESSGSGLLLSYLGECGSSSYVTAAACLSPLFRCQSWFEDGPPWLYRWALLLYQKISLSRYRTALGEALQVDQLFCSRTLRGVEETLFCQPGQPGGSAVANWEAYWERNDPLRDVDEVAIPVLALCSQDDPVRGEPGSTLPLELFETNPHFFLLLTAQGGHCGFSAEGEGEGGPLWSHRALLEFFRSTTDFFAAEERAKQAARRRGLGGGVGARGFRHRSVSTCKRLPTCSHNIHAIYSWQRSYTR; from the exons ATGCTGGGATGGCTCGCCGCGGTTGGCATCCTGGTAGCGCTGGTCCTGCTCTGGCCGGCCACCCGACACCTGGCATCGGGCGCCCTCACCGCGGCACTGCTGAGCGGCTGGGGACCCAAGCTGTCGGACAGGTGCGTCTCGGATCCCGCAGCCGTGTCCCTGGTTTGCAAGCCCTCCGCTCTGGCCAACTACCTGCTCAAGCACTGTGCCACCTTCCGCCGCTTCGGCACGGGTCCGGGCTGGGGCTGGAGGGCGAGCCCCTTGCTGCAGACGCTGCTGGCCGTGTGCTGGCCCTCGGCGAGTGCGGTGCGCTTCGTGCGGGACTACCTGCAGCTGGGCGACGAGGGGCTGGTGGCGCTGGACTGGGCGGTGGCCGGGGCCGCGGGGGGCCACAAGCGGAGGAGGACCTCCAGCAACTCCACTAACCCGGTGCTGCTGGTCATCCCCAACTCCTTCGGCAAAATCACCGGCAACGTCCTGAAG TTGTGTGAGGTGGCCCTTGGTCATGGATACCTGCCCGTGGTGTTCAACCGGCGCAGCCAGAACGGCACCCCGCTCACCACGCCGCGGCTACAGCAGTTCGGCGACCCGGCGGACCTGCGCGAGGCGGTGCGCTACATCCGCTACCGGCAGCCCTCGGGCCGGCTGTACGCTGTGAGCGAGAGCTCGGGCTCCGGCCTGCTGCTGTCCTACCTGGGGGAGTGCGGCTCCTCCAGCTACGTCACGGCCGCCGCCTGCCTGTCGCCCCTCTTCCGCTGCCAGAGCTGGTTCGAGGACGGGCCCCCGTGGCTCTACCGCTGGGCCCTGCTGCTCTACCAGAAGATCAGCCTGAGCAG GTACCGGACGGCCCTGGGGGAGGCGCTGCAGGTGGATCAGCTGTTCTGCAGCCGCACCCTGCGGGGGGTGGAGGAGACCCTGTTCTGCCAGCCGGGGCAGCCGGGGGGCTCGGCGGTGGCCAACTGGGAAGCCTACTGGGAGCGCAACGACCCCCTGCGGGACGTGGACGAGGTGGCGATCCCGGTGCTGGCACTCTGCAGCCAGGACGACCCGGTGCGCGGGGAGCCCGGCTCCACGCTGCCGCTCGAGCTCTTCGAGACCAACCCCCACTTCTTCCTGCTGCTCACGGCGCAGGGCGGCCACTGCGGCTTCTCGGcggagggcgagggcgagggcggcCCACTGTGGAGTCACCGGGCCCTACTGGAGTTCTTCCGCTCCACCACGGACTTCTTCGCGGCCGAGGAGCGCGCCAAGCAGGCGGCACGgcgccgggggctggggggcggCGTCGGCGCCAGGGGCTTCCGGCACCGCAGCGTCAGCACCTGCAAGCGGCTGCCCACCTGCTCACACAACATCCACGCCATCTACAGCTGGCAGAGGTCCTACACCAGGTGA